From Lytechinus pictus isolate F3 Inbred chromosome 6, Lp3.0, whole genome shotgun sequence, the proteins below share one genomic window:
- the LOC129263976 gene encoding uncharacterized protein LOC129263976 produces MSFKREGDDGSQLNLLKKRRVAELLAKDIPDDEAMLMSNGRYACTVCHYKPVFDTVDMLTVHRAGKKHHHATENHFAKKRELALLVRERRQEEEIKRESEEGKNQETEPSPLLLKVEAAKRHTLLKEAPYNPCHTHRNEGPQKKSKNKLFFQSIRQIISTNQTAGNSSLANQDQDLSHSSHEHATTLAAQQTPQPSFSNDHHHVAIAGPTTAPRKAGFKPGLKPNLQARAPGVSSFQIRPYVSKAKRNAINDKPCSSKQPDHKPTSGNPETTSSPGPYNESSLSVQDQSSGGEVENSVEFIREFQSTQNSDVYDNASITKVRQVKNERTMKATPGSFFQRESTSGNMQQYSRLDVDGGEKGSRQHGQGPAPKPEFVRGFQVSGQRTSLEPQDVRGFQECGKGTLQHPQGVRGIQRCGQGSSLEPQGLKDLQECRRGARVEEQRTKQRLVKTKQKSKSKMTDEKKKELQRYLDFTSFGWVQDNGGNWVKGQDVEFDSDEEPPTS; encoded by the exons ATGTCATTCAAGAGAGAAGGAGATGATGGTTCACAGTTGAACCTTCTTAAG AAACGGAGAGTAGCTGAACTGTTGGCTAAGGATATCCCAGATGATGAAGCAATGCTTATGAGCAATGGAAG GTATGCGTGTACGGTTTGCCATTATAAACCAGTCTTCGACACCGTTGATATGCTGACAGTTCACCGAGCTGGAAAGAAACATCATCATG CTACTGAAAATCATTTTGCAAAGAAGAGAGAGCTCGCTTTGCTGGTCAGAGAGAGAAGACAAGAAGAAGAGATCAAGAGAGAGAGTGAGGAAGGAAAGAATCAG GAAACTGAGCCATCCCCCCTACTGCTGAAAGTGGAAGCGGCCAAAAGGCACACACTGTTGAAGGAAGCCCCATACAATCCTTGTCATACACACAGAAATGAAGG ACCTCAAAAGAAGTCAAAGAACAAGCTATTCTTCCAATCCATTCGGCAGATCATTTCTACCAATCAGACGGCAGGGAATTCAAGTCTAGCCAATCAGGACCAAGATCTATCACATTCTTCCCATGAACATGCTACAACTCTTGCTGCTCAACAGACTCCTCAACCAAGCTTTTCTAATGATCACCATCATGTTGCTATTGCCGGCCCTACAACTGCTCCTCGAAAGGCAGGTTTCAAGCCTGGTTTAAAGCCTAACCTACAGGCTCGAGCTCCAGGAGTTTCTAGCTTTCAAATCAGACCATACGTATCAAAAGCAAAGAGGAATGCAATAAATGATAAACCATGCTCTTCAAAACAACCAGATCATAAACCTACTTCAGGAAATCCAGAAACAACCTCATCCCCAGGTCCCTACAATGAATCATCCCTTTCAGTTCAAGATCAGTCGTCTGGAGGTGAGGTTGAGAACTCAGTTGAATTCATAAGGGAATTCCAAAGTACACAGAACTCAGATGTTTATGACAATGCCAGCATTACCAAGGTTAGACAGGTAAAAAATGAGAGGACCATGAAAGCAACTCCAGGCAGCTTCTTCCAGAGGGAATCAACAAGTGGCAACATGCAACAGTATTCCAGGTTAGATGTAGATGGTGGAGAGAAGGGTTCCAGGCAGCATGGACAAGGACCTGCACCGAAGCCTGAGTTTGTGAGGGGTTTCCAGGTGAGCGGCCAAAGGACTTCCCTTGAGCCTCAGGATGTGAGGGGTTTCCAGGAGTGTGGCAAAGGGACACTCCAACACCCTCAGGGTGTGAGGGGTATCCAGAGGTGCGGCCAAGGGTCTTCCCTGGAGCCTCAGGGTTTGAAGGATCTCCAAGAGTGCAGGAGAGGGGCCAGAGTAGAGGAACAGAGGACTAAACAAAGACTGGTAAAGACAAAGCAGAAGAGCAAATCAAAGATGACAgatgagaagaagaaagaacTCCAGAGATACTTAGATTTTACCAG TTTTGGCTGGGTCCAAGACAACGGAGGTAACTGGGTCAAAGGTCAGGATGTGGAGTTTGATTCGGATGAAGAGCCACCAACATCTTAG
- the LOC129280410 gene encoding uncharacterized protein LOC129280410, with translation MAWEEDFFPYLSCASVSGVDYYYGGNSTILSHYQMISKCPSYVLAHSVIRTKCENPQEPDEELYTPVTVESIGHFRNLYCALCHDISTGIEFWSWKWYCDDVDDGIVRSSSTSESSSSHRSSSDSNEKPTQYTEKELIQKYCSKQLRPSEDIPNDMYARHCYPGVDVTSCSSEPTKCPSYLAPIVHNGTIYQNLHCAYCNGIDVCADYLDLCNSIIHDGVYLAGVGTAFAEFFNFINRNQELACAENEAFDPPSSKCQLLFCFTGFEYNTTTKQCERLPVDERGGLCVTFYSLQDEVNMTSLDTDYLLATVNNVLIQSPLDTLTSPSVVSVPEISCIPTGDSENDSRQSICQVCFDTEMNFTTLPQTSLEFYQGTAGIITNVTSTLYMPSFGNMSMIEMLIGVPAGWDCESHNSWTFSDYGKPTLLPFRINFTRERADYIMSVSSIGDVCTGNTTRLACDTYVKLDASQFEIVKNQSQVFLHFTGKDTVLLDDEFQIGQDGSALYCLKVPAYEERNLPPGLDIMNTIGNALSVVSVLIIITTYAIFPELLNLAGKSVLTLSVALLLTFLLVFVSGVSTEHGGFCKAVAAITHFFWLAIFFWMNALAIDLNRTFGTRAKIRIASKSQRFYVWYSLYAWGVPALIVGACLVIDLCGCTNLRFSYGNDELCWLSSGDANLYAFGVPLLVLLFLNAILFIDTVVGIRLTKRASEKALKKRPALAKAKEELSLYIKLSGVMGFTWILAFICEYANVPELWYLFTAVNSLQGVFILLAFGYSKRIITLWKVKLGMQKELTSSTSDNNTKSTSTGTTRAEK, from the exons ATGGCTTGGGAAGAAGACTTTTTCCCGTATCTCTCATGTGCTTCCGTTTCTGGTGTTGATTACTACTATGGAGGCAATAGTACCATCCTTTCTCACTACCAGATGATTTCTAAGTGCCCCTCGTATGTCCTTGCCCATAGCGTAATCCGCACCAAGTGTGAGAACCCGCAGGAACCCGACGAAGAATTGTACACACCCGTTACTGTTGAAAGCATCGGTCACTTTAGAAATTTGTATTGTGCATTGTGTCACGACATTTCTACCGGTATCGAGTTTTGGAGTTGGAAATGGTActgtgatgatgttgatgatggtattGTTCGTAGCAGTAGTACGAGTGAAAGCAGTAGTTCGCATAGAAGTAGTAGTGATTCGAATGAAAAACCAACCCAATACACAGAAAAAGAACTGATACAAAAATACTGCTCTAAACAACTCAGGCCGTCAGAAGATATACCAAATGATATGTACGCTCGGCATTGTTATCCTGGAGTAGATGTGACTTCGTGTTCTTCAGAACCTACGAAGTGTCCATCATACCTTGCACCTATAGTACACAATGGTACCATCTACCAGAATCTACACTGTGCTTATTGCAATGGCATTGACGTATGTGCAGACTATTTGGATTTGTGCAATTCAATCATACATGATGGCGTATACCTAGCCGGTGTGGGGACTGCATTTGCAGAATTCTTTAACTTTATCAACAGAAACCAGGAATTGGCATGTGCCGAGAATGAAGCCTTTGACCCACCGTCAAGCAAATGTCAATTGCTCTTTTGCTTCACAGGATTTGAATACAACACGACAACAAAGCAGTGTGAACGTCTACCGGTAGATGAGAGAGGAGGGCTGTGCGTTACGTTCTATTCTCTCCAGGATGAAGTGAATATGACATCACTGGACACTGACTACCTTCTGGCAACGGTAAATAATGTCCTCATTCAGTCGCCACTGGACACACTGACGTCCCCTTCCGTTGTGTCGGTGCCTGAAATTTCCTGTATACCCACTGGTGATTCGGAAAATGACTCTCGTCAGTCAATATGTCAAGTGTGCTTTGACACTGAAATGAACTTTACTACACTACCCCAAACGTCTTTAGAGTTCTATCAGGGTACTGCAGGTATCATAACCAATGTAACGTCCACTTTGTATATGCCTTCATTCGGGAACATGTCAATGATAGAAATGCTTATTGGTGTTCCTGCAGGATGGGACTGTGAGTCCCACAACTCCTGGACATTTTCAGATTATGGCAAACCCACCCTGCTACCATTCCGAATTAACTTTACCAGAGAAAGGGCAGATTATATCATGAGTGTCTCCAGCATCGGTGACGTTTGCACAGGCAACACCACCAGACTTGCTTGCGACACATATGTCAAACTAGATGCGAGTCAGTTTGAGATTGTGAAAAATCAGTCACAAGTATTTCTCCATTTCACCGGCAAGGACACAGTCCTGTTAGATGACGAGTTTCAAATAGGTCAAGATGGTTCAGCTCTTTACTGCCTAAAAGTTCCTGCCTATGAAGAACGTAATTTACCTCCTGGCCTGGACATTATGAACACCATAGGAAATGCACTGTCTGTTGTTTCAGTACTGATCATCATAACAACTTATGCCATCTTTCCTGAACTTCTTAACTTGGCTGGGAAATCGGTCCTTACCCTCTCTGTTGCCCTCTTACTCACATTTTTATTAGTGTTTGTGAGTGGAGTGAGCACGGAACATGGTGGCTTCTGTAAAGCAGTGGCAGCCATTACCCATTTCTTCTGGCTCGCTATCTTCTTCTGGATGAATGCCCTTGCCATAGATCTAAATCGCACATTTGGCACCCGTGCCAAGATTAGAATTGCCAGTAAATCTCAAAGATTCTACGTTTGGTACTCCCTCTATGCATGGGGCGTACCAGCTTTGATCGTAGGTGCTTGTCTGGTCATTGACCTTTGTGGCTGTACTAATCTGCGATTCAGCTACGGCAATGATGAGCTTTGTTGGTTGTCCAGTGGCGATGCAAATCTGTATGCCTTTGGTGTGCCTCTGTTAGTACTTCTGTTCCTGAATGCGATCTTGTTCATAGACACAGTGGTTGGAATTAGACTTACCAAGAGGGCCTCAGAGAAAGCACTTAAGAAGCGACCAGCACTTGCTAAAGCCAAAGAAGAGTTATCACTGTACATCAAG TTGTCTGGTGTGATGGGTTTTACATGGATCCTGGCCTTCATCTGTGAATATGCCAACGTCCCAGAACTCTGGTACCTCTTCACTGCAGTCAACTCATTGCAGGGTGTCTTCATCCTCCTTGCTTTTGGATACAGCAAGCGAATCATCACCTTGTGGAAGGTGAAACTGGGAATGCAGAAGGAGCTCACCTCCAGTACTAGTGATAATAATACAAAGAGCACCAGTACCGGTACCACCCGGGCTGAGAAGTAG